tcaGCTTTAATGTACTTATTACTTTTTTGTATTTTTCCAAACATAACTAGAAGTGAAAAGCTAGGGAGCGGCgaggaaatttaaaattaatagttGTAATATATTTATACGAGACTAAACAAACAACAAGGTCCTATGGTCTAGTGGTCAGGACATTGGACTCTGAATCCAGTAACCCGAGTTCAAATCTCGGTAGGACCTCTTTTTTGATAactttgtgatttttttttagaattgcAGTTCTTTTGGCGTTACTTACCCATACAAATTTGATGAGGACATAAACAGTTAAAAGTAAATTTAAACTGGTTAATTTATGTTCAAGGTCAAATTGAGATttgccaaaaataaaataaccatAAACTTATGGGGAAAGAGCAGAATAACTGATTGCATACTCACATGACTGAATTCACAACAAAGTTTGGTCACTGCTCTTAATTCAATAAGCCAACAAATTGATTCAGAGCCAAAAGAATCTGTATAACATTTCTTTATGCTGTCCCTTTTTTCCAGAATAACAACAAATAGGATCATCCAAATTTACATTCCAAGACAAGACTCTAGAGTCTGACAATGGagttaatcaaataaaaaatcaattacaAGAGGAAAAATTTGTGGCTTGTTTGTTTCTAACAAGCAGCCGAAGTGTTCTAATCTACTATAGCACTCTGCCTTCTGGCTCTCTATATCTGTCAATACACCCAAGTTTGTGTGTCCAAAACTCACTTATAAAGAAATACAAGTATCCTTTGAATAGGGACAAGTTCAAGAAATCTGAATGCAACTTTGACCACAGAAATGTACACTATGCACCTTCCACTTCCAATACACAAGCAATGCCCAAAACaaataatagcatgtttggatcaacttctttttcctcagaattaattctgacaccttgaagctactcacataagcttctcCCCTTAGTTGATTTTACCTTGAAGTTTATTTGTAAgaagatttccaaacatgtactAAAGAGCATGTGGTATTAGCAAACAGCAATGGGAATGGAAATCCTGCTGTAACATGTTACTGAACAATGTTTACTTCAGTTACTCCAGCTCCTGCCTCTCAACATCATCAGCTCCAGGTGGTTCTGGGAATATCTCCCTCGAGTGCCGCCCGCGAGGTGATGACACGTCACCTCCAGTGTTCGGGAAGCTACCCTGCGAGCCGGTAGTACCGGAACGCTTTAAACTGCTTCCTCCTTCTACTCGTGTACCAGAGGCTGGTGGAATCACTGTCACATCCGATGAGCTATGGCGCCAACTACCAAACAATGCAGCATTCCAAGAGCTTCTAGAAGAGGTTGTTCTGAGCCGCGATGAGCTGAAACTTTCTTCCCTCACAACTCTGAGAGGGTTTTCCAAAGCCCTGAGAACATATTTCATAGGGGGTCTTCTTGAAGATTTGGGATTTAGGCAAGACTTGGCAACAATCGCCATTGCCCACACTTCCTCTAAGAGATCATCATCCACCATCAGAGACGGATCCACTATTTTTGTCAAGAGCTCCTTGTCATAAATATGAATGTGAGGTAGCACCTGATCCAACCATTGTTTTTCTTCAGCAACACTGGAGGCACTAATTCCTAGCTTGCCGGTCACCAGTTCAAGTAACACTTTCCCAAAGCAATACACGTCATAGGCACAAACTGATGTTGATGTACCTGGTTTCAAGTACACAAACTTTGTCAAAAATTCATAGAAAAAAATCAACTCTTCTATTCACTCAAGTATCAACACAATCACAACTtcaaatgatattaaaatataacatgTACCGAAACAAATCATAACAACAAGTGTCAagtaagaaagaaaataataagAGGTAAAGTCAAGAGTCAAGACATAGAACTAACTACAAATCTGTGCCAAAAAATATTCATGATTTTCTACTTACCAGTTGTGGCTTGTTCAGAGGGCCTGCATATTAACATGAGAAATAAGATATTAGATATACATTTTTATGAGTAATAATACGCATTTGCAAATAAGATGATATGCACACATCAATATAAATTAATGCAAATGAACCACAAAGCAATagaggaagaaaatgaaaaggaaacGAAAACTACTATAGTAAACTGCTACATGGTATTAAGAAAAGTATCATCTTTGCCGGGGTAAGTAAGACACAAGACACCGAGATGCAGAAATTTGAACAGATTTCATGGTTTTACTGAGAATAACTTTGCAAGGACCACAAAGGTTTTAAGGAATCAGCTTTTGATAATCCAAACCAACAGTACTAACTAGCCCCCAGTACACAGGGCTCAGAACAAGAATTCTTGAAGAGCAAAAATCAAGGAAACTAACATGTTACAGTCAGATGCAGATTTTGAAAACATGCTAACATTATACACTAAGGTAGATTCTAGGTAAAATAAACCTATTCAGAATAATGCATTAATTTGGTCCAAATAAGTtagttaaatttattttatgcgGTGAATTAGGAAAACCAAGTAAGTGGTTTCTATTATTAGAAGAGGAATGGTAGCAACACACTATTGAACATTCTCTCACACACTTCCTATGATTAGTCTATTCTCAAAATAGTCAACatatttctctcacttatcaaaATTGtgttgactttttaaaaaataaatcaatcacaTGAAGTGTGTTGAAGAGTGTATTGCTAGCATTTCACTTATTAAAAAGCAGCAAAAGGATGTTATAACCATAAATAACACTAAAAGCAATAGACCACATCAATCAAAACATTAGCCTTTATCAATTAATAGTTTAAAGGATAAGCCTAAAGGAAGCACAATTTGATCATATGTTAATGCATGATAAATTGTTAAATGCCCATCAAACATCATTTTCAAGAGTTTCATCAAATGCAGGTGTAAGTGGTGTACTTACTGAGGCAACCGCAGCAACCGAGTGATTTTACTTTGATGTGCATCCCCATCTTGAGGGCATGCTTCACTTAGACTCCCTAACCGAACTTCATACTTATCATCTAAAAGAATACTGCTTGCTTGGATATCTCTGCAATAATTAAAAGATGGAGTTGTCACTACAACCACACCATTTAGCTTAAACTTTTGTTCGGTAAACTTGTGAGTTATTCATTTCATACAGGCTAACAATATATTGATTGAATTTGTTCCTTATCTCCATATCTTTCTTAGTTACACAATAAAAGTAATAATTGTCTAAAAAGCAGAACTTATACTTTAGAACCTAAGATTTAGAAACAATAAACATCTGCTGGTATTCATTACAGCAACCTTGATGATATGCAGAAAACTACTGATATGGACATAAGATTTATTTAAAGAGGAGTGCCAACACACTCCTTAAAACATGCTCTCCAAGACTCCAACACACTTAATGTGATTGgttaactttttaaaaagtCAATATATTTGACTCAGTTTTATAAAAATGtgttgaatttttaaaatataaatcaatGACATAAATCAATCACACAGCCCCTGCCAACCAATGACTTTATCGTGCTATAATTTAACTAGATAGGAGTAAAAACTTCCGCATTAATCATCAAGCCTTTGTATCAAAAGTACATAAATAAAATCGCTTAACAAAGAGTTGCATTGCAGTAAATAAGTGCTAATGAAATatactttttccttttgtctccaacccccccccccccccccccccctccccgcCCAATACTACAAATTCTGCCCAAATTAGTGGTAATTATCAATTTCCCTAAATCATCCAGGGAGTTTGGAATAATCCATCAAGTCAGAATTCTAGTTTACACTATATTCAACAAACTGACAATATAGGCACTAAATTACAGAGAGGAGGATATAGGAAACCTATGCATCATATGAGGTTTGTTTCATAATAGAATAGCTTGTTCAAAAGAAGGAACTAAATgtagaaaaaatcttcaaaaTTGAGGAAGAAGGAAGTTTGGAGATACCTGTGAACAATGGGTGGATTACATTCATGGTGCAGATAAGATAGGGCCTCTGCTGCTCCAATGGCAATTTTCAACCTTGTTATCCAGTCCAATGACTTCAAAGTATCATCTTCAGATTGCGTTTTTTTGTAGTACAGGCTATTTGACAAGTCCATATTTGGCATATGTTTGTAAACCAGGAacttctcattctcattttctAAGTAATGACCCAACAGGGGAACAAATCTTGGATGAGAAACCTTATTGAAAAAATCCAATTCCAACAAGTCATCATCCTTTTTAGTCGAACGAATGTCAATCCTTTTGATAACTACATGAATCCCATTTTCCAAAACACCATTGAAGAGATCCCCAGTATGCCCATGTTTGATAAGATTTTCATCCTTGAATTCACCTGTGGCCTGGAGCAACTGATGATATGTAAATGAGTCTCCAACATTTGAGTAGTTGATTGGTACACCAGGATGTGGAGGACTGCTACCAGGAGGAGCGGGGCCGACACCATTTCCCCTTTGATTTGTATTACTTCTCCTGCGAATGCATAGAAGCAGCAGTACTAGTAACAACAATACTGCAATCAAGCCCACCCCGCCCAACACTGCTGCCAAGATTATCTTGTTTTTATTGCTCTTCCCAGAGCCTTTTGCTTCTGGAGCTCCTGATGAATTTGGTCGTCCGAAATTATCAAATGTTAGGCCCCTGTCAGCATAAAATGATGCACATTCCACTGGTGTCCTCTGATAAGTTGCATTTTGGAGGCAATTGCTATCTAGATATACATCAATCTTGAAGTCTAGAACCCTTCCctcgaaataattgtttgacACATCAATGGAACTGAACCTTCTAAGCAGAGGACTGAGGCTTCCATAAAACATATTATGAGAAATATTGAGCTCCCTAGCAGTAGAATTAAAAATTGAACTAGAATTAGGAAGTGGACCGGTGAAGTTATTGCTCGAGACATCCAGGAAGCTCAATCTCGGCAGAGACCACAACTGTTCTGGCAAAGCACCAGAGAAGGAATTCTCACTAAGATCAAGGTCAACCAAGCCACTAAGGTTGACCAATTCTGCAGGTACAGAAGAAGTTAGGCCATTATTGGAAAGATTCAAGTATTGCAACTTGGAGAGTGCCCCAATGGTAGTGGGAATGGACCCGGATAAATAATTATCAGAAATATCAAGGGAAGAAAGGTTCACAAGAGAGACAATTGATGATGGCAGGGACCCACTAAGAGCATTTCTGGAAAGATTAAGCACTGAAAGTGCTAAGAGTTGACCAAGACTAACAGGAAGCACCCCAGTAAGATTGTTATCAGAAAGATAGAGCCTAGTGAGGCTTGTTAAATTCCCAAAACTTGAAGGAATAGCACCATTGATTGAACTTGAACGAAGATCTAGCACTGTAAGTGAAGGTAGCCCCTGACCAAACCAATCAGGGATAGCACCAGGGAGAAGAAAATTGGAGGCATTGAAAAACTCCAAGAGGGTGAGATTGGCTAAGGCTTCCACAGAAAATTTTGGGTTTTGCTTCCCAAGCCTGGTTCTTCTAAAGCCAGAGATGTTGATGCCAACAACACTACCATTCTGGCAACTCACACCACTCCAGATAAAACAAGGGTCACCCTTTATTGGCCATTCCTTGCTCCTCAAGCCCAAAGAGGATCGAAGCTGGAGCAGCGCAGCTCGCTCCGCGGTTGAACTCAGTGGCTCAACAACAACCTGCTCCAATGTGAACTCAAAGTTAAACAGCAACAAGAACAAGAGTCCAAACCACACCATGCCTAGCAGATTCACCATGTCTTATTACAAGCGCTGACCAAAGGATCCAAACATTAGTACCATCTGACTCCCAAATACGTATGCAAATTTGTATCTACCAATGTCTGTAACTGTAATAAACACACAATTGGAGAATAGAGTTATACAATAGACCAACACAATTGGAGAAcaagaagaacaacaacaaaaacaacaacaacaacaacactgttgtatttatttatttatttggttaTTCAATTGTTTTCTCTCTCTGTGAAAAGTCTTGTACTTTCACTTTCcaacaaggaaaagaaaaataaacgaGTTACGTTACCTTAATCACGAGGCTTTGATTGTTCAAACTTTGCGGTGACAAATCTTTGACGCTTTCAGTGCTGCTACTCAtcatcttctcctccttcttctcatCTCTATGTCTTGGAAAACCAATGATTCTTCAACAATTAAAGGAAGGGTATGGTATGGTATTGAATGAGTGAGAGTGTTGTGGAACTGgtgggagggagagagagagaagagaataCGGCACCGGTTGGGTTGTATGGCGGGTTTGACCGCCGGAAATCCCGCCTTGTCCAGCTAAGAGTGTGCATAAACAAAACTACTGCTTCCCTCCCACCACCAACATCACTCCTTTTATTATGttcttcactctctctctctatttctTCAGTTGtcactttctctctttctatgtAAAATGTAAACAGTGAAGAGTAAACTTGTGTTTCTGCTGCATCTTGAACTTGAAGGTTGTCTGTCTCAGGTGTCACTGTCTAGTATTAGTTACGACAGGAAAATGGCTTTGTATTTAGGTTCTTACATTACACTACTCTGCTTTGGATGCGGATCAAACACATGGAAAGTGTATAttatattgaaataaataaatggtaGATACCGGATCCGTATGTATACTATTTAGTATTTAAcctatttagtatttacacaTGGAGGAAGTGATTGGTAAAATAGTAGTAAgatggaaagaaaaagaattacATGGACAGTCAATCAAAATTCACTAACAAGTTCAAGGGGAAATCTTGAATAAAAAGGAAGTTTGAAGACAGTCTCGTTCTAGCTTTGGCTAAAAATTATGTGCAATGTGCATGCACTCCTTTCATGAGAGTATGAACCAAACGAACCTCCTATACATTGCCTATTAAGTAAGTCTCTAATATCTAGATTAAGACAATGGTGTAGTTATGAAGACTCGAAGGAGGTCTCAAAACCAACGAAGTTGCATCAAGGGAATTAGAGTAGCAAACCGCTTGTCCCTACCCCTTGTCCCAAGCGACATTCTGGCCATGAAAGATGGCTAATGGTTCATGTGGaggatgtaaaaaaaattcactaatTGGACACTTtataaaaaatagaataaatattATGAAAAACATGATACGATGTATCCGAGTTTATGTATATAACTCTTTACACTAACATAATTTCAGTAAGAATATGGGTTGAGGTTGGAAATATATTATGTATGAATTCATATCCATATAATTTGAACATCAATAGATAGAGAAAATAAAATCTTGGATtattgttcaaaaaaaatttgttagatTATTTATGTTAGTTTTCTTTATCCATTATACTAATATTTTAAGGATACAAGTAACTCTAACGTTAttcaagaaaataatattttaaggaTACAAGTAACTCTAATAATTTGATCGcgacattaataaaaatggtTGTCATGAAATACGCTacactagatattatacccgtgcgttgcacgggtttatttacaatattttttattattatatgaaaattactatagagtaattatataaaattataaataaaaaatattaaaatatttcttaaatataaatataatagaaaaataatatcgTGTTTAGACATATAAATAGAGAGTATTAGAGTTTTTTTATGCATTAAAATTCTTGTATTAGAGTtctctttatgtaaataaatgatattactcaaatttaataaatttttgggttaatgatcaaattagtcactgagtttgtaagcgagtttgattttagtccctttgAAGAAAAATTACGTTTAGTGGTAGTCATTTTTACAATCACTGACAGTTTTTTACtgccactaaacgtcatttatcatcagagggactaaaatcaaacacgcttacaaactcagggactaatttgataattaaccctaaattgttttgaaaaggaaaatatttttaataacataagaaaacttgagaaaatatttttaatactatATAATAGGTCAAAAAACACATTTGAAAGTATTTTTCAAATAAGACACGCATGCGatatatttaatagtaaatatcttatagagacatttatttaatttttaaaatatttttatcgaGTGTTCATTTTGTCTAGActactatttaatttaaattattagtattttctacatataaatatatttctttattcttccctcaatttatgattgatagctAATATTCAAACTATTGTTAAAAACTACTTAATAAATTATTCTTTTGTATAAGAAACTGAAAAGTTgacaattaatagttaataaagttaataacatcaaatattcatcaataatttattattatcattttaagaaaaataacaagtaaattaaaaaaaaaaaatgaatcaaacatttttttttggtacaaaaacatatttttttaaaataacacgtAACCACATTATAGTTAATTTAAACAACATACaaaatcatttcatattttaaatgtaaatttcaaaatatatatttacaaaaagcattcaaccattaactaattttaatatCTAACTTGTTTATCTTATTTAAAAGATATTAGTTTGTGCTATTTttgtatcttttattttttttcaaccttaggttgataattaattgaaatgaaaatgaaaattaattaatcttgcCACAAgtcaaatattatatatatatatatatataacttattaaTATGATATCTAACTTTAGTATTTACATTAAAAAAACTTTAGTATTTAATTTGTCATTTATACATAAAaagtagtaataagttttattagttaatttttaaaattcatcaacttatgattaataattaaaattaaaataataattttaattttaacatataagaatttgaaattttttacaattagttataaatgACAAAGTTATTTTTACTACAAATTTTTATTAATCTAAAGGaagtcaatttaaattattaatattattaaaatttcgTCCTtaagttataattaataattaaaatttaattaatattaaaaattattttaaaatatgggaaattgaaaagtttaacaattattaatttatataatgaataataaagtagatgtttttttttagttttgtatttaattataaaatgtatttaatacaaaggtaaagtaatcaatgcaaaagttcaagtgtgctttacatatatatatagattcttTTAGACTATGATTGAACTCACAACCTCATGATTAAGAAACGAAGTGAGCTAATTACCAAATCACACCTCGTGATTAACTCTTATTAAGAGCCCAAGTACCCACATCCCAAAGGCCAAAACACACcacatattttttaataaaaattctaaaaatacctttatcattttattttatgcGTAACCTCCACACACCACCCTCTTCCTCTACTAGATTCTCACTCTTCCTTCTTCCCCTATATCTTCCTCACCCTTTCTTCCAGATTCTCACTCATCTCTTTTCCCCTCCGGTTTCTCTTCCTCACACTCCATTCATCTTCACGAAGCTGTTTGCCATAGACGAAGTTTTGTCTTGTTGGATCTTTAATTGCGGTATTTGGATATAGTACTAGATTTTAGAATATCGTAGTTTGTCTTGAATTTAAAACAAAACACCATATTCCATAATCTGGAAGCTTAAATTGTATTCCAAATTTTAAAATCTGATCACTATTGATAAAGTGTgatattgatagtataatatTTGTTGGTGTTTGACATTTCCATGATTAAGGCATCATGTCATGCGAGAGTCTTGACCAGTGCGTGGTTAATGTAGTGAGTCTAACAATTTGGTGAGCCAAATCATATcattataataatataatagcTTAATTAGGCCCTAATTTGACTAATTTCAGATTACAATAATAGAATATAATATGCGAATCTCGCCAGTGAATAGTAATTATTCATCCTTTTTTCACCAATCAGCCCCCTATATAGGTGCATGCTAGCTTTTGCTAAAGTGATCATGTGTATATGTAACTAAATTATTTCGTTATGTTGTGGCATATAAGGGACTTAATAAATTATGTGGAGTAACTTGTAAAGCGAATCAGTATTCTATCGCTCCTTTAGCGAGTGCCCACTTTTCCTTTATCACCTTTTGCCAATGAAGAGATACCTAAGCATATAGAGTTATACAAATATTTCTCTTCATAATGAGATAATTAAAAATGTCTATTCCATCTCTCTGGAATATATGGATGGCAGGAAAAAAATTGGGAGTGTTGAACTAAATGAGACAAAATATATTCTATCATGTTCCGTctattcaattttattttaaacaaTTCAAATAACATTCCATATCACTCCATTACATAATATTCCTTTGTATCCGTTCAAATACAACTCATTTTCTATAGCCTAGAATTGAATGAATCAAACTTAAATCGATTAGTATCATCTCTAAAAGTCGTCATGAATAAgtatcttaaaaaaataaagctCCATTTTGTGAAGACAATAAAAGCACAAAATATACCATGCATCAAGAAACAGCAGATATAAGTTAGAAATGTAACGCGTTTGGAGCactttaatttgctcaaagatTTAAACAAAAATTACAACTATTACTAAAATAAAATGGATGATACCAACATATGCTGACTCAATTGATAAGATTGATATATTACTCGTTAAAAAATTGTGTATTTAATTCTTACTACCAATGTAATTGTGAGGGATAAGTTGATGGATCCGAAAGTACTTATGTAAGTGAATGTATTCCTAAAACATGCATTAATCTATAGTGACGACCAGCTAGGTCTCAACTCATCCAAAAttctttgtaccaaaaaaacataaaatggaTGATTACTAATCTAGCATTCACTCACACTCACAAGAAGAAGAATTAGGGGGGAAAGAACGCGAGATCAAGTAGTTAGGGGTAGTTAACCAACACAGCTGTCATAATCTAACTAGTGGTCAAATTGCATAGCTTGTTGCTTGTTGGTTGTTGCTTGTTGAATTGAACCTTATCTCTACTAATTCTAAAGTAAACTTTTGACTTCAATTATTTGGGCTCTCTTTAATTAATATCCATAGTTCCAATCACGTAAAGTCGCAGGTCGCCGCCAAAAATATATCAAAGCCGTTAAACAGTTGGGAATATGATAAATTGACAACAAATATAATATTCAggaatgaaaaaatatttgttaaaaatTATACTACTGTTTCGAAAGaacattttaataaatttctcCATTTTACTACTACTTATCAAAACCCAAATCCAAAAGTGATGatcttttttttggtcgaaCAAAAGTGATGATATATGGTCATGGGAAAAGAAAAATGGGCCGTagatgtaagttttttttttggggccaTATAATCAGTCTTTTGCTGACTGCTACTATCTTAATAAAGCCATACGGTATTTTGATTGTAAGCTATATTACTactgttgacaaaaaaaaagtaaggcGGTTTGCAATGAGTTGTGTTGATGGAAGCAATATGTAAAAATGATGATgaaattttctttttgctcAAGAGCCAATTGACTTTTCTactaatttaatgatttttCTGAGGATTTTATACGACTTTAAGGgtttttacatcatattttagTTGAGCATTAAGCGTGTGTTTGATACAAGTAATACTTTGAACATAAAAGTTGCCAAGAGAGTTTTAACTTTCAAGAGATGGAATGGAAGTGACCAACCACGTTTGGAACCAAATATTGTAGCACAAAAGGAGTGTTTGTGTGAGATTCGTACACTTGTTGGAAGTTTCACAATTTGCAAAGTAAGACGGCTactgttttttcttttactatATCTTATGATTGTCGGGCAAAGACCGCCAAAAATTCATTTATTGACTACAAGTAATTGTTGATGTTAGGCATTATAGTCTTaacaaaattttttcaatttttcattattCACCTCATTCATACTAAATAACTTGTAAAATCTACtttatttatcaattttttttctctactcATTTTCGTTCTTCTATCTTTATCAATTTAACCAAAGAAAACATAACTTGTTAGCTTGAGTGGGTATGGTTGTCCTCCTTTTGATTCTGTATTTCCATTGTCATCCTCACATATTATAAGTGTTGTTGGGCAACAACTTTGTGATTCCAAACATCTTTGACAAAAATTATTCAAACATATAATAACATTTTTAATAGATCAATGATTGTGTTTGGGTTGGAACCATTTCTTTAGGGATATCTCCCACCACTTCTTTTGTCCAatttttgttcttgttgatgCCAATATTGATTTTCACACCCCAAATATCATTGTCAATCGGCCCAGGCCCTGAAATTGAATTATTAGAGATCGAGCCCAATAATCGACAAAATATTCTTGTTCTGTTTGACCAAACGGTCTCTTGCTGAAAGAAAGGTAGTTAGTATGAGATATTTTGTTGGCACCTTGACAGTAAGCGTGAGATATTTTGGAGGGACAAATATGTACTTCCAACGTATGAGATATTTTGTTGGAACTGGTGAGAGTAACGTCAGATATTTTTGAGGCAGAATCAACGATCTGACAGATTCTCAGGCTTTTACCGCTGCACCACGTGACGTGGGGTCCCGTCTCATTTTCCTACAACGTGCAATCTCCTGACACCTGTTTTCCTTTATTCAATTCTTCATCGCAATCAACATGTACCCTAGTGCCAGTACCATTTAATATGCACATTGGATTCAAcactctaatttttttattacatcactctttttaaataattttaaatttaaatttagtaattttaaaa
This portion of the Lotus japonicus ecotype B-129 chromosome 3, LjGifu_v1.2 genome encodes:
- the LOC130747470 gene encoding probable LRR receptor-like serine/threonine-protein kinase At2g16250; translated protein: MVNLLGMVWFGLLFLLLFNFEFTLEQVVVEPLSSTAERAALLQLRSSLGLRSKEWPIKGDPCFIWSGVSCQNGSVVGINISGFRRTRLGKQNPKFSVEALANLTLLEFFNASNFLLPGAIPDWFGQGLPSLTVLDLRSSSINGAIPSSFGNLTSLTRLYLSDNNLTGVLPVSLGQLLALSVLNLSRNALSGSLPSSIVSLVNLSSLDISDNYLSGSIPTTIGALSKLQYLNLSNNGLTSSVPAELVNLSGLVDLDLSENSFSGALPEQLWSLPRLSFLDVSSNNFTGPLPNSSSIFNSTARELNISHNMFYGSLSPLLRRFSSIDVSNNYFEGRVLDFKIDVYLDSNCLQNATYQRTPVECASFYADRGLTFDNFGRPNSSGAPEAKGSGKSNKNKIILAAVLGGVGLIAVLLLLVLLLLCIRRRSNTNQRGNGVGPAPPGSSPPHPGVPINYSNVGDSFTYHQLLQATGEFKDENLIKHGHTGDLFNGVLENGIHVVIKRIDIRSTKKDDDLLELDFFNKVSHPRFVPLLGHYLENENEKFLVYKHMPNMDLSNSLYYKKTQSEDDTLKSLDWITRLKIAIGAAEALSYLHHECNPPIVHRDIQASSILLDDKYEVRLGSLSEACPQDGDAHQSKITRLLRLPQPSEQATTGTSTSVCAYDVYCFGKVLLELVTGKLGISASSVAEEKQWLDQVLPHIHIYDKELLTKIVDPSLMVDDDLLEEVWAMAIVAKSCLNPKSSRRPPMKYVLRALENPLRVVREESFSSSRLRTTSSRSSWNAALFGSWRHSSSDVTVIPPASGTRVEGGSSLKRSGTTGSQGSFPNTGGDVSSPRGRHSREIFPEPPGADDVERQELE